The DNA segment CATCATCTTCATCATGCGCTCGTGGGGCAGTCTGACAGCTAGTTCTGCTAAAAACAACCGCTGCGctgtttttaaagggttagttaacccaaatataagaattctgtcattaatgactcaccctcatgtcgtttcaaacccttgagtcctttgttcatcttcgaaacacaaataaagatttttttttcgaTGGAAACTGGAGCTgtttgaccctgcatagacagcaacgcaactgaaatgttcccaagttcAGAAACGTAGCACGGAGACCTGTGAATTAATCCATTGACGTCAGTGATTCATCAGCagttatacgaagctacgagaatactttttgtgtacaaaagaaaaaggaaaaaacgacgttattcaatttattattgacgcagctgagatattctccaaaatggcaccagagTGATgcggagacaaattgttgaataaagtcggtttgtttgtttttttgttgttgttgttgttgtttttttttaaaaaaaaatttttttgacgcacaaaaagtattctcgtagcttcgtataactGCTGATGAATCACTGACTTCATGTGGATTAATTCACAGGTCTCcctgctacgtttctggacttgggaacatttcagttgcgttgctgtctatgcagggtaaAACAGCTCCAGTTTCCatcgaaaaaaatcttaatttgtgtttcgaagatgaacaaaggactcaagggtttgaaacgacatgagggtgattaattattaacagaattttcatgtttgggtgaactaaccctttaacgcGTCCTGCCTCAAATGCCCCTAAAACACGTTTTCTAACAGCAAACAACACACtactttttaacaaacaaacaaccaaacaaaaaacacgcACACCTTTAGCGCTCGAGGCTCATTCCTTCAGCATTTTAATTACTGATCGCGAAACCTAAAATGCCAGAGCACGCCCATGATATCGCAGGACTGTCACCAGCAGAGTTTCTTTTAAACGCTGGTTCTTTCAGTAACTCTACAGTAACGCCCCCCAGCGGCGCGCGCTTCCCGGAAACACTGACTTCTCCTGGACTGAACCCTGACACTGTGCACTTTATTCTGTGTTCATGACAAACTCATATAACTCACTGTAGAAAAAAGACACATTCGCTGTATTGACATTAACAGCGAGTGAATGCTTGCATGGACTTAACAGTGCTGCTGGAGTCAGATTTGCTCGCATTGAAGAGACACAGGGTTAATTCAGGTTACAGTGTACAGTTTATCTGAATTCACCCTATTTATGTGTAGTGAGTGGAAGTGAACGCTATAATCAACAACAACAtctaccattattattattactattactgctgttgttgttattgttgttattattaggggTTAATTCTGTCAacctattattattgttattgtcgTTGATTATCGTGGCAATAACACATGAATGTGTGGTAtgattgtgtgggtgtgtgtgtgtgtgtagggggggGTGATATTCTGTGGTGGCATgttgagggtgtgtgtgtttatccaaACTGAAATGTCTTCCGCACGTAGCCCGTCTATCTCATAACAGCATGATTTCTCGGAAATCAGCCTGCTCGAGTTGTAGAGCGGCTGCTCTTGTGTGCGCATGCGCGGGATGCTCACCGGGAAAAATCCCCCCTTAGCGCTATAAATACCGAGCGCCGCGCCTCCTCCGTACAGTGAGCGCGAGCTGATCTAGACAGAACTTCAGCAGCAGTTCTGAGAGTGGATTCACGCCTTTACAGGACTTACtctttttgcagtttttctcaTTTGGATACAACATTTGATTATACTGTAAGTGCCTTTGATAATTTGAAACGTTTTCttacattattaatgtaattaattacatattttttataatattaaaaaaattacattaaaaatatttataatatttttattgcattgaatattattattgcatttatgcTTAGAAATGCTTCGCTTCAGTTGTAGACACGTGTTGTTtttctggttaaataaataacatgatagGCTAATTATTTCGACTGTTAGTAATGAATGCAAGTTGCAGCAACACGCAGCAATAAtgttgcaaaaaacaacaacagcatcaaaagtatctttttaattttgctttgaTGTATTTTGTAGATGCATCTTTGCTTCGATGTAAAAACTAACTGAACAAACcacattaatacattataaaataaatatttagtaaagatTGAGAATTTTGCACAGTGGAATTTCTCAGATAAGAAAAACAAAGCGCCGTTTCCTGGTCATGAACTTGTCAAAGCGCCTCCCTCCAGATGCACAGCGAGTAAAGCAGCTTGTGTCTCTCCCACAGAAACATGCCTGTGTCCAGAATGCGCATGCGACCCTGGCTGGAGAACAGAATCGACTCCAACACCATCGCTGGACTCACGTGGGTCAACAAGGTAAAGCAATAAGATGGTTAATCACAACCGTCTAGATAAGCATCTGCAAGCGGCGGCATTGTTCTAATGGATCTGCAATGCTTTCAGGAAGAGAAGATGTTCTCCATCCCGTGGAAGCACGCGGCTCGGCACGGCTGGCAGGTGGAAAAAGACGCCTCTCTGTTCAAGCAGTGGGCCATTCACACAGGTGAGCGATCGCTCGAGCGCACACGACTGAGATCACAGTCCACCACAGGTGCACTCAAACTCCTGCTTGTGTTCCTCAGGTAAATACACGGAGGGAGTAACCACACCTGACCCCAAGACCTGGAAAGCCAACTTCCGCTGTGCCATGAACTCGCTCCCCGACATCGAAGAGGTGAAGGACAAGAGCATCAACAAAGGCTGCAGTGCGGTGAGAGTCTACCGCATGCTTCCCGCCATCAccaagaagaagatgaagagatCCAGGAGCCGCGACAGCCGCAAACGCAAGGTAAGCACGTGCCAGCGAATCTGCAGCGCAGGTGCTTGGATTTGGCGTGCATCCAGATCGCAGCATTAAAgacgtttgtttgtgtgttcagatcAAGACGGAGGAGGCCGACACTCACGAGATGCACTCAGAAATGACCCAGGAGAACACCATCGACAGCACCGTCAATCTAAGTAAGGCTTCTCAGATCGAACTTTTCTATCAGAGCTGAGgtgttcacaagactgtgatgttCATCACATGTGTCTTTTCCCTGAAGGCACCGCCAACCCCTCCGAAATTGCCCCTGCATACGAGGTGGAACTCGGCAACTGTCCTGAAGACCCGTACAAGTTCCAGGTGTCTCCGGTGCACTCCACAGGTAACAGAGCTCTCGCCTCACTTCACCTGTGTCTCTATCACTGATCACTGGCTCAAACTCACCCTGTGTTTTCTCCATCTTTTCACCTGCAGACCTGGAGGAGAACGAAGCCATCATTGAGGTGAGTGTGACCTTTGCTCTCTGTGCATTGTGCTTTTTCATTGACAGGAATACCCCGTAATCAAAGAACAAGCAAAACCCAGCGGCTTACAAGTTCTGTGTTTTGCTCTTGCAGATCTCACGGCAATTGGAACGTGACAGCACACAGTGGCTGCAGAGCAATTTCTTTACAAAGGGGTTCCTGGCCAATGAAGTAGCCACAACAGAATCTCTGAGTCCAGAGAGCCAGTGGAGCGAAAGCTCAGGTAAATGTTGCGTGAGCGCTGTAGACGAGTGTCTGTTCTGAGCTGAGCAGGATCTCACGTGTTTCTCTGTCCTGTTGCTGCAGGAGAGGAGCTGGAGTTCCGGCTCTACACTGAACTGACCCCAGACCTGCATGACGACTCTCTCTGCACCTACACAGAACTCATGAACAGCAGCTCCATGCCACAGACCATGTGTCCTCTATGAGAGCGCCGCCTCGCTCTTCGGACTCTGTCTCACACAGATCTTCTCACTCATGGACAATGGACTCCAATCCACACAATGGCTCAACGCCGTACCTCGGTCTGGATTCTGCTGATCCTCGCGGGACAGACATGTGCTCTTCAGAAACGCTTTCTCTGAAGGATCTTCCAGAACTGAAACTAGACGGCGGATCGTGGCTTTCGCTCTCTCTTGTACAGCTCTGTGACCGTGTAACCTCATGTAATGTGAACTGGAGCGATTCCGTAATGTGCTCATCATGGCAGGGGTTTCCTCACCGAtaggagttatatatatatatatacagtatatatatattcattttacacATGTATCAGATGAGAGTTTGGAAAGGGGTCCTTCACTgtacataatgtaaatatttatttgtaataaaaaacaaaatgaatttatttgcTGTTGTTTGTGCTATACTTTcctgagagagagattttattgcCCTGAAGAAGGCCCCATGCCGCTACGCGTGGGCATTTTAAAGTTGTCCATTTAGGACatgtcatttttgcaataaagacattttaattacggAGTGCCTCGGCTATCAGAGATCTTCTTTTCTCTGCCTTTTAAGATGTTCTACCTTGGACCGAAGAGCACCCAAATCAAACTTAAAAGGGATTGAGCACGCCATTCATCTTGAATCTAAACAGAGAGATTTTGCCTTTGcctttgttatttaaattaaacttgttttattccAAGCACCATTTCTCAGTTTCATTTAATCTAAAAAGTTTGATGCACTAAAGCCAagaattaataaaagaaaatattttaaaagtccaAGTTATAAAAATAGCTAGTTCAAGTCAGAACTGAAAAACATACAAAGAGTTACATCTAAATGAActagtttatatattatttaacatcactgaatcaacctagATACACTGATTGATGCAAACTTAATATTTATGGGTTAAatccactttttacagtgtggacTGAAGTctctttaaagagacagttcacccaaaataacaATGTACAGAGCCTCACATCAAATCACCTGCAGAATGTAAAATAAGCTAGATATTTACACAGTGTTTAGCTGATGTCATCACAAAGGACATAAAGCTATCGTAAAGTGATGCGTGCAACTCTAGAGGTTTAATCTCCTGAAGTGACGGTAAGTCATGTGACACACAAGAACCAATAAGGCATGATGTTATTGACACGTTGCCATATTGGATCCGGCCTCACCTTGTGAAAAGCAATGTGCTGAATTGTACTGGATGTGAACTTGCAATGAACTTCATATCTTTAAAGTTATCACTTGCAGATAATGTCATAttcatgaaataaaaggccacttaagttcACTCATGTACACTTAAATGGTgcacttttaaagtttttaataaaagtcCATTTGAAATCATTGTTTTAGTAATCTTGTGTCGTGCTTTCAAGAAGACATTTATTTGGATGTGTTGATAAACATTACAGCACACGTAAAGCACTTGAATTTAATTGTAACTATAGTGTCTTatgcaatattacatttaaaatccatatgatttttttatatacattcttcattgcaaatgtgtaaatatagAGATATTTAAACATATGATATTCAAGTTTAAACAGAAATGGCATTAtagtcaagtcagctttatttctaCAGTCGAGACTACGAGTGATGAACAGGAGAATCCCTGATGGAAACCCAGCTGTTTCAGTTCAGATTGTGCTGTAAAGACAGTGGAGTCATTTTTCAGATCCGTTCAGTTCAAAAGGGTGACAGAGTCAGAAGACCAGAGTCCAGCTGGATTCAGTCCAAGAGCTTGTTCTCATCTGATGGTGTCAGTCTGAGCAGATATCCACAGATTTTACTACACGTACAGTATGTGACTTTCTGAGCTAATCGAGCCAAACGAGGCAGTGGTAACGAAACTCCTCTGGTCTGAGTGATACTGATCGTGGTTCGTTGAACTGGCATGAAGTGGGAAGGAAAGAGCCTCGGTCTGTTCATCGGGATGAAATATGAAGACAGATCAGGCAGTAAATGACCAGCTTATCAATGACACTATGAACACTGATAAAGCAGTCATCGAGGagtttattacagtttaatataaacGCTTGTCGGTACATTTAGCagaactttaaccatatttcaaagacaacagaagtaattatgaaatatgtAATGCTTAAGCGggtcaactaattgcatttaatatgaagttaatctataatacattttcattcaattgTAAATAACACAGTTAAGGTTttattcagttcacacttaagtatactcagtaacactttagtttagggaccggttcccactgttaactagttgtttattagcatgcatattactggcatattggctatttattagtactgatgaagcacatattaatgcatgagcatattttagatgCCTTAATTCACCCCATATCTAAACCTAGCTACTACCTTACTAACCATtagtaagcagcaaattaagagtttattgaggcaaaatttaAAGTCAATAGttagttaatggtgagaattggtcccttaaAGTGTGACTATTCTTatgaagtatattatttctgtaataaagcATACTTCATTTTCAGAAgggtctgtaaagatgagctgaTGTGAAAGTGATGAAGTGCTTAAATTTCACTCTGTCCGTCATATAAAGTgatcgtatggcttcagaagactcagTTGTACAATCACTTTAGACCCCACTGACTATTATGGTGTTGATTCTTCAACAAATCTTcattgttccacagaagaaagacaatcGTACATGTTTGGAACTGATACAAAGAGTCTGCTTAATTCATTTCAACTTGATATGGagcaatacataaataaataaatgtaaaaaaaaacctctgaCTTAGAAAGTTAATAGCTGTGTTTCTGTTATGGTGAAATTCAGAGAATTCCAGGCATTATTGAGTGAGGaaagaagtttatttttctttgtttaggcAAGAGTGAACATTAGAGCAGAAACCCTTCACACAGATAAATAAGTCAGTTAAGAGAAAAGCATCAAGTGCATCGAAAGCAATCAAGAAAACACATTAAACGAGTGACGAGTGAGGAAAAGCAAAACGGCTCCAAAGCCGAGTAAACGGATATTCAGCTATTAAAACAGCGAAACGTTCCTGTAACGAAGTCCCAGTATTCACATGGAGTTTGTTGGCTTGAGAGTCTGGTCTTCACAGGTCTGCAGGTTTCACACAGCACAGGCTCCCGGCATTAAATCTTgctctctgaaacacaaaagaaagaaggaagTGTGATGAAAACATCCAGTGAGCAGTTTCCTCTAACCGACCCCAGAGGCCTTTCTCTACATGATATATGTTAGACGGTGTGATTTATGGATGGTCATGTAATACATCACAGATCTGAACCTCCTCTGCTCGTTTTCTTTTTGAGGAAATACATTCTCTCAGACAGTTTTAGACTCGTAAGATGGCATGCCAACGACTTACCCACCTACATATCAcagattttatcagctgttgttTGCGAGACAAG comes from the Cyprinus carpio isolate SPL01 chromosome B21, ASM1834038v1, whole genome shotgun sequence genome and includes:
- the LOC109055222 gene encoding interferon regulatory factor 1 is translated as MPVSRMRMRPWLENRIDSNTIAGLTWVNKEEKMFSIPWKHAARHGWQVEKDASLFKQWAIHTGKYTEGVTTPDPKTWKANFRCAMNSLPDIEEVKDKSINKGCSAVRVYRMLPAITKKKMKRSRSRDSRKRKIKTEEADTHEMHSEMTQENTIDSTVNLSTANPSEIAPAYEVELGNCPEDPYKFQVSPVHSTDLEENEAIIEISRQLERDSTQWLQSNFFTKGFLANEVATTESLSPESQWSESSGEELEFRLYTELTPDLHDDSLCTYTELMNSSSMPQTMCPL